One part of the Acetoanaerobium sticklandii genome encodes these proteins:
- the rsfS gene encoding ribosome silencing factor codes for MNIEESIKLVYKAIDDKQGEDIKILKIGNISSLADYFIITSASNERQVKSITDNIEKELEEHDIFVRAKEGTSSSNWILLDYGDYIIHVFKTEDRQFYNLERLWKDAEEITVEAI; via the coding sequence ATGAATATTGAGGAAAGCATAAAATTAGTTTACAAGGCAATTGATGATAAGCAAGGTGAAGATATAAAAATATTAAAAATTGGTAATATTTCATCGCTTGCAGATTATTTCATTATTACAAGTGCATCAAATGAAAGACAGGTTAAATCAATAACTGATAACATTGAAAAGGAACTTGAAGAGCATGATATTTTCGTAAGAGCTAAAGAAGGAACTTCTAGCTCGAACTGGATACTTTTAGATTATGGAGATTACATTATACACGTATTTAAAACAGAGGATAGACAGTTTTATAATTTGGAAAGACTATGGAAAGATGCAGAAGAGATTACTGTAGAAGCTATATAG
- the yhbY gene encoding ribosome assembly RNA-binding protein YhbY, translating to MLKGKQRAYLKSLANNLEVMSHIGKEGITDSVKASIEEALEKREILKIRILENSGLDTKDTANTLAQEINAEFVQAIGFTFTLYKKSKNNPKIKLPK from the coding sequence ATGCTAAAAGGAAAACAAAGAGCGTATTTAAAATCTTTGGCAAATAACTTAGAAGTAATGTCTCATATTGGAAAAGAAGGCATTACAGATTCTGTCAAGGCTTCTATAGAGGAAGCGCTTGAAAAAAGAGAAATACTAAAAATAAGAATATTAGAAAATTCTGGACTGGATACAAAAGATACAGCCAATACATTAGCACAAGAAATTAATGCTGAGTTTGTACAAGCTATAGGTTTTACATTTACACTCTATAAGAAGTCAAAAAACAATCCTAAAATCAAGTTGCCTAAATAA
- the obgE gene encoding GTPase ObgE, translating to MFVDKAKLYIKAGNGGNGAVAFRREIYVPAGGPAGGDGGKGGNVIIIADSNLRTLMDYRYKSKYVAEPGEDGKGSNMFGKHGEDLYLRVPVGTIIKDEETGLVMADLKNDGDEFIAAKGGYGGKGNTHFKTSVRQAPGFAKAGKDGEEKNIILELRLIADVGLIGFPNVGKSTFLSIISKAKPKIANYHFTTLTPNLGVTKLKNGDSFVVADIPGIIEGANEGIGLGHDFLRHIERTKVLVHIVDISGIEGRDPLDDFEKINTELKKYNEKLSSRPQIVVANKMDILDDIDIYNNFKAELENRGYKVYSMSAATLSGVDEILNTISQMLKDAEEVDLFDEEDIYDETKVISQNIDEIKVYKENDIFIVEGNRLEKLLYSVDFEDMESIRYFQSIMEKTGVFDKLRSIGVQDGDTVRIYDLEFEYYE from the coding sequence ATGTTTGTAGATAAAGCAAAGTTATATATAAAAGCTGGAAATGGTGGAAACGGCGCTGTTGCTTTTAGAAGAGAAATCTATGTACCAGCAGGTGGACCAGCAGGTGGAGATGGCGGTAAAGGTGGAAATGTAATAATTATTGCAGATTCAAATTTACGTACTCTAATGGATTACAGATATAAAAGTAAATATGTCGCTGAACCAGGAGAAGACGGAAAAGGCTCTAATATGTTTGGAAAACATGGAGAAGATTTATATCTAAGAGTTCCAGTTGGAACAATTATTAAAGATGAAGAAACTGGTCTTGTTATGGCGGATTTGAAAAATGATGGAGATGAGTTTATTGCAGCAAAAGGTGGATATGGCGGAAAAGGAAATACTCATTTTAAGACGTCAGTAAGACAAGCCCCAGGATTTGCAAAAGCAGGCAAGGATGGAGAGGAAAAGAACATTATATTAGAGCTTAGACTTATAGCTGATGTAGGGTTAATTGGTTTTCCTAATGTTGGTAAATCAACATTCCTTTCAATAATATCTAAAGCTAAACCTAAAATAGCCAACTATCATTTTACAACTCTTACACCAAATTTAGGAGTGACAAAATTAAAAAATGGCGATAGTTTTGTGGTTGCAGATATACCTGGAATCATAGAAGGTGCAAACGAAGGGATAGGCTTAGGACATGACTTTTTAAGACATATTGAAAGAACTAAAGTTCTAGTTCATATTGTTGATATATCAGGAATTGAAGGAAGAGATCCTTTAGATGATTTTGAAAAAATCAATACAGAATTAAAAAAATATAATGAAAAATTATCATCTAGACCTCAAATAGTTGTCGCTAATAAGATGGATATTTTAGATGATATTGACATATATAATAATTTTAAGGCAGAATTAGAAAATAGAGGTTACAAGGTTTACAGCATGTCTGCTGCTACTCTAAGCGGAGTAGATGAAATTTTAAATACTATTTCTCAGATGCTAAAAGATGCAGAGGAAGTAGACTTATTTGATGAAGAAGATATTTACGATGAAACAAAGGTTATCTCTCAGAATATTGATGAAATTAAAGTCTATAAAGAAAATGACATTTTTATAGTAGAAGGTAATAGACTTGAAAAACTATTATATTCAGTAGATTTTGAAGACATGGAGTCTATAAGATATTTCCAAAGTATCATGGAAAAAACTGGAGTATTTGATAAGCTTCGTTCTATCGGAGTTCAGGATGGAGATACGGTAAGAATTTATGATTTAGAGTTTGAATATTATGAGTAG
- the yqeK gene encoding bis(5'-nucleosyl)-tetraphosphatase (symmetrical) YqeK, which produces MEDIMIELKKNVSEKRYIHILGVIDSADELAEKFSVSKERARLAAIFHDYAKGMSKKNMLEFSKANKLDFDDIEYGNKELMHGKIARHIAQNNYNVNDNDVLNAIEFHTTGRKKMSELEKLICLADYIEKNRDYPGVDKIRNLVDIDYNLALYTAFNGTIIHLIDENKIVHTRTVEARNYLLSILNEKGVCV; this is translated from the coding sequence ATGGAAGATATAATGATAGAGCTAAAAAAGAATGTAAGCGAAAAAAGGTACATACATATATTAGGAGTAATCGATTCTGCAGATGAGTTAGCTGAAAAATTTTCAGTTTCAAAAGAAAGAGCAAGGCTAGCAGCAATATTTCACGATTATGCTAAAGGGATGAGCAAGAAGAATATGCTTGAATTTTCTAAAGCTAATAAATTAGACTTTGATGATATTGAGTATGGCAATAAAGAGCTAATGCATGGTAAAATTGCAAGACATATAGCTCAAAACAATTACAATGTTAATGATAATGATGTGTTAAATGCAATTGAGTTCCATACTACAGGAAGAAAAAAAATGAGCGAGCTTGAAAAATTAATTTGTTTGGCAGACTATATCGAAAAAAATAGAGACTATCCTGGTGTAGATAAAATAAGAAACTTAGTAGATATAGATTATAATTTAGCTTTATATACTGCCTTTAATGGAACAATTATACATCTAATTGACGAAAATAAAATTGTTCATACTAGGACAGTTGAAGCAAGAAATTATCTTTTAAGTATTCTAAATGAGAAAGGAGTCTGTGTGTGA
- a CDS encoding D-alanyl-D-alanine carboxypeptidase family protein, whose amino-acid sequence MKTKLCFVYGIITILFLNLFISSSFASPIEPDISAEAAILIEIDSGEILYEKNANAPMYPASTTKIMTALLALEHLNLEDKITVPEDMGPADGSAMYLLPGEVFTVRELLDGLLVKSANDAAVLLARTISGDIQSFATLMNQRAKDIGCANTSFANPNGLHDPSHTISAHDMALIAREAMKNATFRELVSQVNVTLNETPQTPEKRYFRNTNRFLWSTSKIIYNNEYIPIKYEVVDGIKTGYTGEAGNCLVSSGKKNDIRVISVVFKASGYDVYRDSRLLLDYGFDNFEKKTLIKKDTVLGSQPINYSSQGSLEYGTKENFVVPYLKSSLPVYNTKIMLNDLKLPISKGDIVGKLVISNDKSTNELTLFALNNVESIFNFNFIKQIFTYNSSSILKYLGYSLSSLFVLFIGFRYYVYCKRKKRLKRKSYRKLY is encoded by the coding sequence ATGAAAACTAAATTATGCTTTGTTTATGGAATTATTACTATATTATTTCTCAACTTATTTATTAGCTCTAGCTTCGCATCTCCCATTGAGCCTGATATATCAGCTGAAGCAGCAATATTAATTGAGATAGATAGCGGAGAAATTCTCTACGAAAAAAATGCTAATGCTCCAATGTATCCAGCATCAACTACAAAAATAATGACAGCACTCTTAGCTCTTGAACATTTAAATTTAGAAGATAAAATTACAGTCCCTGAAGATATGGGGCCAGCAGATGGAAGCGCTATGTATCTGCTCCCTGGAGAAGTATTCACTGTTAGAGAACTCTTAGATGGCTTATTAGTTAAATCAGCAAATGATGCTGCAGTCCTTTTAGCCAGAACTATATCAGGTGATATTCAAAGCTTTGCAACTTTGATGAACCAAAGGGCAAAAGATATCGGCTGTGCTAATACAAGCTTTGCAAACCCTAATGGTCTTCATGACCCTAGCCATACAATAAGCGCACATGATATGGCTTTAATAGCTAGAGAAGCTATGAAAAATGCTACTTTTAGAGAGCTTGTATCACAAGTAAATGTAACTCTTAATGAAACGCCTCAAACCCCAGAAAAAAGATATTTTAGAAATACAAACAGGTTTTTATGGTCTACGAGTAAAATAATCTATAACAACGAATACATACCAATAAAATATGAGGTAGTTGACGGTATTAAAACCGGCTATACAGGAGAAGCTGGCAATTGTTTAGTTTCAAGTGGGAAGAAAAATGATATTAGAGTAATTTCTGTAGTGTTTAAAGCTTCCGGATACGATGTTTACAGAGATTCTAGACTTTTACTTGATTATGGCTTTGATAATTTTGAGAAAAAAACTCTTATAAAAAAGGATACTGTGCTCGGGAGTCAGCCTATAAACTACTCCTCTCAAGGAAGCTTGGAATATGGTACTAAAGAAAATTTTGTGGTTCCTTATCTTAAGTCTAGTTTACCAGTATATAACACTAAAATTATGTTAAATGATTTAAAACTACCTATTTCTAAGGGAGATATTGTTGGAAAACTAGTTATTAGTAATGATAAATCTACAAACGAACTTACTCTTTTTGCCCTTAACAATGTCGAGTCTATATTTAATTTCAACTTTATTAAACAGATATTTACATATAATTCTTCAAGTATACTAAAATATTTAGGTTATTCATTATCAAGCTTATTTGTTCTATTTATTGGATTTAGATATTATGTTTATTGCAAGAGAAAAAAAAGATTAAAAAGAAAATCTTATCGTAAACTATATTAA
- the sdaAB gene encoding L-serine ammonia-lyase, iron-sulfur-dependent subunit beta yields the protein MKKISVFDIIGPIMIGPSSSHTAGALRISLIAYKIFKGTIKEVKFTLYGSFAKTYKGHGTDRALLGGIMGFDTDDDRIRNSFEIADKNNLKYSFVEGETTPEMHPNTVRIDILGENASMSLVGESIGGGSVLVRQINGIDVKFTGEYATIMVQQIDKPGVVAHITKVLSENNINIAFMSLFRESLGEKAFTMLELDEKVSEDILLKLKEHEYIIDTFLISI from the coding sequence ATGAAAAAAATAAGTGTATTTGATATTATAGGACCTATTATGATAGGACCATCTAGCTCCCATACAGCTGGAGCTTTGAGAATTTCTCTAATTGCCTATAAAATATTTAAAGGAACAATTAAAGAAGTGAAATTTACTCTTTATGGTTCATTTGCAAAAACCTATAAAGGGCATGGTACTGATAGAGCCTTACTAGGTGGAATAATGGGTTTTGATACTGACGATGACAGAATTAGAAATTCATTTGAGATAGCAGATAAAAATAATTTGAAATATTCTTTCGTTGAAGGAGAAACTACACCTGAGATGCATCCAAATACAGTTAGAATTGATATTCTAGGTGAGAACGCTTCTATGAGTTTGGTTGGAGAATCAATTGGAGGAGGCAGTGTATTAGTAAGACAAATAAATGGTATAGATGTTAAATTTACTGGAGAATATGCTACTATAATGGTTCAACAAATTGATAAACCAGGAGTAGTTGCTCATATAACAAAAGTTTTAAGTGAAAATAATATTAATATAGCTTTTATGAGCCTGTTCAGAGAATCTTTGGGAGAAAAAGCTTTTACTATGCTTGAACTTGATGAAAAGGTATCTGAAGATATATTACTTAAATTGAAGGAACATGAGTATATAATTGATACTTTTTTAATTTCTATATAA
- a CDS encoding ribosomal-processing cysteine protease Prp: MVKIVLKFKKNDINGVEISGHANSSEYGQDIVCASISGITQTILLGLIDILDGNIEYKIESGYLYFKLPDDLEPSMLEKVQVLTNTLRLGLDNIKENYSDYIYIRKEEV, translated from the coding sequence ATGGTGAAAATAGTATTAAAGTTTAAAAAAAATGATATTAATGGTGTTGAAATTAGCGGACATGCTAACTCTTCAGAATATGGACAAGATATAGTTTGCGCATCAATATCTGGAATAACTCAAACGATTCTACTTGGGTTAATAGATATACTTGATGGAAACATTGAGTATAAAATTGAAAGCGGATACTTATATTTTAAACTTCCAGATGATTTAGAGCCTAGTATGCTTGAGAAAGTTCAAGTTTTAACTAATACGCTAAGATTAGGGCTAGATAATATTAAGGAAAACTATTCGGATTATATATATATAAGAAAAGAGGAGGTGTAA
- the rplU gene encoding 50S ribosomal protein L21, giving the protein MYAIVETGGKQYMVKEGDTLFVEKLNAAEGDVVTLDKIVAVSKDGQMMTGSDAAAYKVNAKVLAQGKAKKIIVFKYKAKKDYRRKQGHRQPYTKITIESINA; this is encoded by the coding sequence ATGTACGCAATCGTTGAGACTGGTGGAAAACAATATATGGTTAAAGAGGGAGATACTCTTTTCGTAGAGAAGCTAAACGCTGCTGAAGGAGATGTTGTAACTCTAGACAAAATTGTTGCTGTTTCTAAAGATGGTCAAATGATGACTGGCTCTGATGCTGCTGCTTATAAAGTGAATGCTAAGGTTTTAGCTCAAGGTAAAGCTAAGAAAATAATTGTATTCAAATATAAAGCTAAAAAAGACTACAGACGTAAGCAAGGTCATAGACAACCATATACTAAAATTACTATTGAATCTATAAACGCTTAA
- a CDS encoding helix-hairpin-helix domain-containing protein, with the protein MKNKNKYLLITIILVFTLLTVMVINLNANSKEYIIGDTDSSIMQDESIADDTEEENYEQEENSNVTVFVSGEVLNQRVVEIEKGKRLIDAVEICGGLTEKADLNAVNLALVLEEEGHYIIPAIGDTNVLNVTNLNQMNSSSNLVNINSADIELLKTLPGVGDVLGQRILDKRDELGKFTSINQLNDVSGIGDKKFSDIKDKVTID; encoded by the coding sequence ATGAAGAACAAAAATAAATATCTTTTAATAACTATTATTTTAGTATTTACTTTACTTACAGTTATGGTTATAAACCTTAATGCCAATAGCAAGGAATACATCATTGGAGATACTGATAGCTCTATAATGCAAGATGAATCTATAGCTGATGATACTGAAGAAGAAAATTATGAGCAAGAGGAAAACAGCAATGTAACTGTTTTTGTAAGCGGAGAAGTTTTAAATCAAAGAGTTGTTGAAATAGAAAAAGGAAAAAGATTAATAGATGCAGTAGAAATATGTGGAGGCCTTACGGAAAAAGCTGACTTAAATGCTGTAAACCTAGCTCTAGTATTAGAAGAGGAAGGACACTATATAATTCCTGCAATAGGAGATACGAATGTACTTAATGTCACAAATTTAAACCAGATGAATTCATCGTCTAACCTTGTAAATATAAATTCTGCAGATATTGAGTTATTAAAAACACTTCCCGGTGTTGGAGACGTCCTGGGGCAGAGAATATTGGATAAAAGAGATGAACTAGGCAAATTTACTTCAATTAATCAGCTTAATGATGTATCTGGAATCGGAGATAAAAAATTTTCTGATATTAAAGATAAGGTAACAATAGATTAG
- the rpmA gene encoding 50S ribosomal protein L27, giving the protein MFKMDLQLFASKKGVGSSKNGRDSVSKRLGVKRYDGQEVSAGSILVRQRGTKVHPGNNVGKGGDDTLFALVDGVVKFERKDKKRKQVSIYPAVAE; this is encoded by the coding sequence ATGTTTAAAATGGATCTCCAGTTATTTGCAAGTAAAAAAGGGGTAGGTTCTTCTAAAAACGGTCGTGATTCTGTATCTAAAAGACTTGGTGTTAAAAGATATGACGGTCAAGAAGTATCTGCTGGTTCTATACTTGTAAGACAAAGAGGAACTAAAGTACATCCTGGAAACAATGTTGGAAAGGGTGGAGATGATACACTTTTCGCTCTAGTTGACGGAGTTGTAAAGTTTGAAAGAAAAGATAAGAAGAGAAAGCAAGTCAGCATATATCCTGCTGTAGCAGAATAA
- the nadD gene encoding nicotinate-nucleotide adenylyltransferase encodes MKNKKIGIMGGTFDPIHNGHLFIAEQVRIKYNLDKVLFIPSGQPPHKDGLNVSEAIHRYNMVNLAIASNDYFFSSLIEIDRKGNTYTIDTLKQLKTVYLDSEIYFIVGYDTIETIHTWKDYELLPEYTRFVVVSRTTQSAGNLINLTEDFLDKVDFFETPVIDISSTEIRQNIYNNKSITYMVDNQVERYIYKHNLYRAR; translated from the coding sequence ATGAAAAATAAAAAAATAGGTATTATGGGTGGAACCTTTGATCCTATTCATAATGGACATTTATTTATAGCTGAACAAGTTAGAATTAAGTACAATTTGGATAAAGTATTATTCATCCCTTCTGGACAACCACCACACAAAGATGGGCTAAATGTCTCAGAAGCAATTCATAGATATAATATGGTTAATCTAGCTATCGCAAGCAATGATTATTTTTTTTCATCATTAATAGAAATAGATAGAAAAGGCAATACTTATACCATAGATACATTAAAACAACTTAAAACTGTTTACTTAGATAGCGAGATATATTTTATAGTAGGTTATGATACTATTGAAACCATTCATACGTGGAAAGATTATGAACTGCTCCCTGAATATACAAGATTTGTAGTTGTATCAAGAACTACTCAAAGTGCAGGAAATTTAATCAATTTGACTGAAGATTTTCTTGATAAAGTAGATTTTTTTGAAACTCCTGTTATTGATATCTCATCTACTGAAATAAGACAAAATATATACAATAATAAAAGTATAACTTACATGGTGGACAATCAAGTAGAGAGATATATTTATAAGCACAATCTTTATAGAGCTAGGTGA
- a CDS encoding LCP family protein: MKHFLKIFISFFMIFTLVFGAGFYFYFEKDEVDKTIEAAVKTEELDTKVKKERVNILMLGIDALNGKYEANTSRTDTMMLLSIDPKTSTAFILSIPRDSRVKIRGRQGMDKINHAHAYGGVDLALKTTKDLLQIPIHHYVRVDYQALFKTIDDIGGVEIDVPMNMKYSDPYATPPLKIDLKKGRQILDGQKSMEYLRFRKGYANQDLGRINAQQEFIQAVLEKVMSPASIIRVPQYIETLFMYVDTDMSKKDMLDLAKEGLKIKPAEIQKSVVPGDAATINGISYYKIDEETLKSDLEFLMSGNYPEILDENSTEENNSDSSTNSNQALETPVVNEKDAQIIILNGSGKNGVATRASDLLKIEDFTISKTGNADKFSYDETIIYYKDNKKLANTVKKILGKGKIVQKAEKYQNIEPDVLIVIGKDF; the protein is encoded by the coding sequence GTGAAACATTTTCTAAAGATTTTTATAAGCTTTTTTATGATATTTACCTTAGTATTTGGAGCTGGATTTTACTTCTATTTCGAAAAAGATGAAGTTGATAAAACTATAGAAGCTGCAGTTAAAACTGAAGAATTGGATACAAAAGTAAAAAAGGAAAGAGTAAATATTCTTATGCTGGGAATTGATGCTCTTAACGGTAAGTATGAAGCGAATACTTCAAGAACAGATACTATGATGCTACTAAGTATTGACCCGAAGACTAGCACAGCGTTTATTTTATCGATTCCGCGAGACAGCAGGGTTAAGATTAGAGGAAGACAGGGTATGGATAAAATAAATCACGCTCATGCTTATGGAGGCGTGGATTTAGCTTTAAAAACAACAAAGGATTTGCTTCAGATTCCGATTCATCACTATGTTAGAGTGGACTACCAAGCCTTATTTAAAACGATAGATGATATAGGGGGAGTTGAGATTGATGTTCCTATGAATATGAAATATTCTGACCCTTATGCCACACCACCACTTAAAATAGATTTAAAAAAGGGAAGACAAATATTAGATGGACAAAAATCTATGGAGTATTTACGTTTTAGAAAAGGATATGCGAACCAAGATTTAGGAAGAATTAATGCTCAGCAAGAGTTCATACAAGCCGTACTAGAAAAAGTTATGTCACCTGCATCGATAATTAGAGTTCCTCAGTACATAGAAACTTTGTTTATGTATGTAGATACTGATATGAGCAAAAAAGATATGCTTGATTTAGCGAAAGAAGGTTTGAAAATAAAACCTGCTGAAATTCAAAAATCTGTTGTGCCAGGTGATGCTGCTACAATTAATGGAATTTCTTACTACAAAATAGATGAAGAAACTTTAAAAAGTGATTTGGAATTTCTAATGTCAGGAAATTATCCAGAAATTTTAGATGAAAATAGTACTGAAGAAAATAATTCTGATTCAAGTACGAATTCAAATCAAGCACTAGAAACACCTGTTGTTAATGAAAAAGATGCTCAGATTATTATTTTAAACGGGTCTGGTAAAAATGGAGTTGCTACACGTGCATCTGATCTTTTGAAGATTGAAGATTTTACTATATCAAAAACTGGAAATGCTGATAAATTTTCATATGATGAGACTATAATTTATTATAAGGACAATAAAAAATTAGCTAATACAGTCAAAAAGATTTTAGGCAAAGGTAAAATAGTACAGAAAGCTGAAAAATATCAAAATATAGAGCCAGATGTATTGATTGTAATTGGAAAAGATTTTTAG
- the tpx gene encoding thiol peroxidase yields MNKRQNIVTMKGNPITLLGNEIKVGDNAPDFTVVDNDLNPFVFSSEPASVKIISVVPSLDTSVCEFQTTHFNETASELGDVKIITISVDLPFAQKRFCVGKGIDKVKVYSDYKDLSFGLNYGFVIEELRLLARGIVVIDKNNKVTYVEYVKEATDHPNYDKAIEEARKLI; encoded by the coding sequence ATGAATAAAAGACAAAATATAGTAACAATGAAAGGCAATCCTATAACTTTACTGGGAAACGAAATAAAAGTGGGAGATAATGCTCCAGATTTTACAGTAGTAGACAATGATTTAAATCCATTTGTTTTTAGTAGTGAGCCAGCTAGTGTAAAAATAATTAGTGTAGTACCATCTCTAGATACTTCAGTATGCGAATTTCAAACTACTCATTTTAATGAAACAGCTTCAGAATTAGGAGATGTAAAAATAATAACTATAAGTGTCGATTTACCATTTGCTCAGAAAAGATTCTGCGTAGGAAAAGGCATAGATAAAGTCAAAGTGTATTCGGATTATAAGGATTTATCATTTGGTTTAAATTACGGGTTTGTTATTGAAGAGCTTAGATTATTAGCAAGAGGAATAGTGGTTATAGATAAAAATAATAAAGTAACATATGTGGAATATGTAAAAGAAGCAACTGACCATCCAAATTATGATAAAGCAATTGAAGAAGCTAGAAAATTAATATAA
- the sdaAA gene encoding L-serine ammonia-lyase, iron-sulfur-dependent, subunit alpha, translating to MKFNNGKELLDLCSKENLMISDIMIKLEMNNYSKTEDEVFAQMHKSFIIMKNAVHKSLTEDIKSMGGLIGGEAKKLIKQIENNKNISGLTTSKAMAYAMGVLEVNASMGLIVAAPTAGSCGIIPGVLTAIQEAHGFTDEQMTKALFTAAGIGMVVTMNATVAGAEGGCQAETGSAAAMASAAVCELMGGTPKQCLDAAAICIKNIMGLICDPIAGLVEAPCQKRNAIGATNSLISAEMTLAGIDSIIPFDEVVESMYKVGRSMPVELRETALGGVAATATGCTLCSKIFN from the coding sequence ATGAAATTTAATAATGGAAAAGAATTATTGGATTTATGTAGCAAAGAAAATCTAATGATTTCTGATATTATGATTAAGCTTGAAATGAATAACTATAGTAAAACAGAAGATGAAGTCTTTGCTCAAATGCATAAGTCATTTATTATTATGAAGAATGCAGTTCACAAATCTTTAACAGAAGATATAAAATCTATGGGTGGATTAATAGGTGGAGAAGCAAAAAAACTTATTAAGCAAATTGAAAACAATAAAAATATAAGCGGACTTACAACGTCGAAAGCTATGGCATACGCAATGGGAGTGTTAGAAGTAAATGCTTCAATGGGTCTGATAGTAGCGGCACCAACAGCTGGTTCGTGTGGTATTATACCTGGAGTTTTAACTGCAATTCAAGAAGCTCATGGTTTTACTGATGAACAGATGACAAAAGCTCTATTTACAGCTGCTGGAATAGGAATGGTTGTAACTATGAATGCAACTGTTGCTGGGGCCGAAGGAGGTTGCCAAGCTGAAACAGGAAGTGCTGCAGCGATGGCATCTGCTGCAGTTTGTGAACTTATGGGTGGTACACCAAAGCAGTGTCTAGATGCTGCAGCAATATGTATCAAGAATATTATGGGATTAATATGCGACCCAATTGCAGGCTTAGTTGAAGCACCTTGCCAGAAAAGAAATGCTATTGGAGCTACAAATTCTCTTATTAGTGCGGAGATGACTTTAGCAGGTATCGATAGTATAATTCCTTTTGATGAGGTTGTAGAATCTATGTATAAAGTAGGAAGAAGCATGCCGGTAGAACTTAGAGAAACTGCTCTTGGAGGAGTTGCTGCAACAGCTACGGGTTGTACCTTATGTTCGAAAATATTTAATTAA